The following coding sequences lie in one Polluticoccus soli genomic window:
- a CDS encoding LamG-like jellyroll fold domain-containing protein: protein MKKSFVKIAFFIAIALLSVLGVRAQATITINGSSTICPGDSVLLTASPGNSYQWLNFGFPIFGATQQSYAAKQTGQYTVVVTSAMIQYTSATTVITASPAPTVFINTSNNVVCPGTPISVSITGSNNSGQAAQFNTFLASNAHVAIPHQSQLNSNNITVEIWARPQLNNTVQGLVSKLPIATSFETGYAIRQINNRFQFCIGKEGNEVVVQSNTFNLGPWFHITGTYDGTSLKIYVNGILHATTSAPGYNINSTTDVVVGNYVSLNAPFKGLMDELRIWNYAAGASDIQCNYRVSSHPTATGLVGYWPMNEVVNGTTTPDLTSYNNSGNVVNGTALVSSGAGLTHMFTWDAGPGLTNLGATCLTLTPSVSHIYKVTAMSNAGCTAFDTAEITVLPVAAIQNMTGGGVYCTGRPGLPIGLSNSQAGVSYQLKRNNVNFGAPITGTGSPLTLAAVIQAGTYTVTAKLGTCSNEMNGSATVQVFSSPEIISYAINDPLCNGGTGSINITINAGNPPFTYNWSSGDNTEDVSNKLAGIYSFEVSDTKGCNAADTFTINEPTPALISGSAYNITCFGANNGTINLVAGGTAPHTFAWSNSAISQNLINLAPGTYSVTVTDALNCSKSGTYTITQPTLLTVNGMATDVTCNGVANGTINITAAGGTAPYTYSWNNNATSEDLQSLAPGSYTVTVTDANGCTATAGFTISEPLLLGATIDVTNVSCYNAGNGHIDLSVMGGTAPYNYTWSNNATTEDISNLAPGNYSVNITDANGCTATTAAMVTQPTSLSVSGTTANANCFAANTGAIDVTVSGGTAPYSYSWSNNTSTQDLSGITAGSYSVAVSDAKGCSANASFTISQPTAFVLTKNVTNVSCNGGANGAINITASGGVGPYSYSWNNSATTEDISGIAAGNYTVVVSYGSGCSYSETIAVIAPTTLTAIATTTSTSCTGNNTDGTASVITTGGTTPYSYSWSNNATTPAISGLTPGNYSVNVSDANGCTTAASATVTAPVAVSLGGVASNASCYQTATGSINLTVNSGTAPYNYQWSNNSTTEDVNSLSAGAYSVLVTDANNCTATAGFTIAQPISAVSVSGIVTDVTTNGGANGSINITAIGGTSPYTYQWSNNTTAEDPANLSAGNYTVTVTDAKGCSTTASYTVSQPALFVVTGSVTNTTCGSNNGAIYISINGGVAPFNYSWSNNATTQNVSALASGNYTVTVTDAANTVVSQSFTVGGSAQVVSATASVTNVTGCNGQNNGAITLTPSGGTAPYSFNWGNNITAQNRTGLAAGTYTVTITDATDCSATLSFNVSGAAAPISVAGNVTNVTCFGNNDGAIDVTVTGGTAPYTYNWLLSNATTEDRTGLYAGLYYLNVTDANNCSDNKLFVVTTPAFISANGTTTNVSCRDGNNGAIDLTVSGGTAPYTYNWSNNATTQDVTNLAAGNYSVTITDSKGCQKALNFTITQPTAISASIGVSPTVTVTNGQPYTIYLGFGPQSVTLSASATGGTAAYSYNWTGATSTISSASVNPTTTKTYTLTVTDAKGCIQTTTKTIEVIDIRSGDKIKVCHNGSTKTISANAVQSHLNHGDYPGDCITANKAGEPQEEHDENEIAETSAEVTPFETVKEISVYPNPSEGSFILQLPNGDNQAQILITDVLGKVIERRHVVGMNTIVFELGHVAKGTYNIHVTIAKDIYSSRVVLK from the coding sequence ATGAAAAAAAGCTTCGTCAAAATCGCTTTTTTTATTGCAATCGCACTTTTAAGTGTTTTGGGTGTCCGTGCGCAGGCCACCATTACCATAAACGGTTCCTCAACAATTTGCCCCGGCGATTCGGTCTTGTTAACCGCCAGTCCCGGTAACAGCTACCAGTGGCTCAATTTCGGTTTCCCGATCTTTGGCGCCACTCAGCAGAGCTATGCCGCTAAACAAACCGGTCAGTACACTGTGGTGGTAACCAGTGCGATGATACAGTACACTTCGGCAACTACTGTTATCACTGCCAGTCCTGCGCCTACTGTATTTATCAATACTAGCAACAATGTTGTCTGCCCCGGCACTCCAATATCAGTTTCTATAACTGGTTCAAATAATTCGGGACAAGCCGCCCAGTTCAATACGTTCCTCGCTTCTAATGCACATGTGGCCATTCCACACCAGTCGCAACTGAACTCCAACAATATAACAGTAGAGATATGGGCTCGTCCGCAGCTAAACAATACGGTACAGGGTCTTGTGTCTAAACTGCCTATCGCCACCAGCTTTGAAACTGGCTATGCGATCCGCCAGATAAACAACAGGTTCCAGTTTTGCATAGGCAAAGAAGGAAACGAGGTTGTTGTACAGTCCAATACATTCAATTTAGGCCCCTGGTTCCATATCACCGGCACCTACGATGGTACTTCACTCAAGATATATGTGAATGGCATACTGCATGCTACCACTTCTGCACCCGGTTATAACATCAACTCCACCACGGATGTAGTGGTTGGTAACTATGTGTCATTAAATGCGCCCTTTAAAGGCTTGATGGACGAACTGCGTATCTGGAACTATGCAGCCGGCGCTTCAGACATACAATGTAACTATCGTGTTTCTTCCCATCCAACAGCAACAGGACTTGTTGGATACTGGCCCATGAACGAGGTGGTTAATGGTACGACGACTCCAGATCTTACTTCTTATAATAATTCCGGCAACGTTGTGAACGGAACTGCACTGGTATCATCAGGCGCCGGTCTTACGCACATGTTTACCTGGGATGCGGGTCCCGGTCTTACCAACCTGGGTGCTACGTGCCTCACGCTTACCCCCAGTGTTAGCCATATTTACAAAGTAACCGCTATGAGCAATGCCGGTTGTACGGCGTTTGATACTGCGGAGATCACCGTTTTACCAGTTGCTGCGATTCAGAACATGACTGGCGGCGGTGTATACTGCACCGGCAGGCCGGGATTGCCTATAGGATTATCTAATTCGCAAGCTGGTGTTAGCTATCAACTGAAACGCAACAATGTGAACTTTGGCGCGCCAATAACTGGCACAGGCAGTCCGCTGACATTGGCCGCGGTAATCCAGGCTGGTACTTATACTGTAACTGCTAAACTGGGGACCTGTAGCAATGAGATGAACGGAAGCGCTACAGTGCAGGTATTCTCTTCTCCCGAGATCATCAGTTATGCGATAAATGATCCTCTTTGTAACGGAGGCACGGGCTCTATCAATATCACGATCAATGCAGGCAACCCTCCATTCACTTACAACTGGAGCTCTGGTGACAATACTGAAGACGTAAGCAATAAGCTGGCTGGCATCTACTCATTTGAAGTATCTGACACAAAAGGCTGTAACGCTGCAGACACATTCACCATCAATGAGCCAACACCTGCGCTGATCTCTGGAAGCGCCTACAACATAACCTGCTTTGGAGCGAATAACGGCACCATCAACCTGGTGGCTGGTGGAACCGCTCCGCATACTTTTGCATGGAGCAACAGTGCCATCTCACAAAACCTCATCAACCTTGCACCGGGCACTTATTCAGTTACCGTAACCGATGCGCTGAATTGCAGCAAGTCAGGTACGTATACTATTACGCAACCAACATTGCTTACCGTAAATGGCATGGCAACTGATGTTACCTGTAATGGAGTTGCAAACGGCACTATCAATATTACAGCTGCCGGCGGAACTGCGCCATACACGTACTCGTGGAATAATAACGCTACTTCTGAAGATCTGCAATCACTTGCACCGGGCAGCTACACAGTTACCGTTACAGACGCCAACGGTTGTACTGCAACTGCTGGTTTTACTATTAGCGAACCGTTATTATTAGGTGCTACAATCGACGTTACTAATGTAAGCTGCTACAATGCAGGTAATGGTCACATTGACCTTTCAGTAATGGGCGGCACTGCACCGTATAACTACACCTGGAGTAACAATGCCACTACTGAGGACATCAGCAACCTGGCACCTGGCAACTATTCTGTTAACATAACAGATGCGAATGGTTGTACTGCTACTACAGCTGCGATGGTTACACAACCAACTTCACTGTCGGTTAGCGGAACCACCGCTAACGCAAACTGCTTTGCAGCAAACACGGGCGCTATTGATGTAACCGTATCAGGCGGTACTGCTCCTTACAGCTACAGCTGGAGCAATAATACATCTACACAAGACCTGTCAGGTATCACCGCGGGTAGCTACAGCGTTGCTGTGAGCGACGCAAAAGGTTGCTCTGCCAATGCATCATTTACCATCTCTCAGCCAACGGCATTCGTTCTAACTAAGAATGTCACAAATGTTTCGTGTAACGGCGGTGCGAATGGTGCAATCAATATCACAGCATCAGGTGGCGTTGGCCCATATAGCTATAGCTGGAACAACAGCGCAACCACAGAAGACATTAGCGGAATCGCTGCAGGCAACTACACAGTAGTCGTTTCTTATGGCAGCGGTTGCTCTTATTCAGAAACTATAGCAGTAATAGCGCCTACCACGCTTACAGCCATAGCCACCACAACCAGCACTTCCTGCACAGGTAACAATACCGATGGCACTGCAAGCGTAATAACAACTGGTGGCACCACTCCTTATTCTTACTCGTGGAGCAACAATGCTACTACTCCTGCCATATCAGGTTTAACGCCCGGCAACTACAGCGTTAACGTTAGTGATGCGAACGGTTGTACAACTGCGGCGTCTGCCACTGTAACAGCACCGGTAGCTGTGTCGCTGGGCGGTGTTGCCAGCAATGCATCATGCTATCAAACGGCAACCGGCAGCATCAACCTAACGGTAAACAGCGGCACTGCTCCTTACAACTACCAATGGAGCAACAACAGCACTACTGAAGATGTAAACAGTTTGTCGGCCGGCGCTTATTCAGTCCTTGTTACAGATGCTAATAACTGTACTGCTACAGCTGGTTTCACTATCGCTCAACCTATATCTGCAGTTTCGGTCTCTGGTATCGTGACAGATGTAACTACCAATGGTGGCGCCAACGGCAGTATCAATATCACTGCCATAGGCGGTACGTCACCTTACACCTACCAGTGGAGCAATAACACAACAGCTGAAGATCCAGCCAACCTGTCGGCCGGCAATTACACCGTAACTGTAACCGATGCTAAAGGCTGCTCTACTACGGCCAGTTACACAGTTTCCCAGCCTGCGCTGTTCGTTGTTACAGGTAGTGTTACCAATACTACTTGTGGCAGCAACAATGGCGCCATCTATATTTCTATCAATGGTGGCGTTGCACCATTCAATTATAGCTGGAGCAACAATGCGACTACGCAAAATGTAAGCGCACTGGCATCTGGCAATTACACAGTAACTGTTACCGATGCTGCCAACACCGTTGTTAGCCAGAGTTTCACAGTAGGTGGCAGCGCACAGGTAGTAAGCGCAACTGCTTCTGTTACTAACGTAACCGGATGCAATGGCCAAAACAATGGCGCCATCACGCTGACTCCATCAGGTGGTACTGCACCTTACTCATTCAACTGGGGTAACAACATCACTGCACAAAACAGGACCGGCCTTGCAGCTGGTACTTATACCGTGACCATAACAGATGCTACTGACTGCAGCGCTACACTGAGCTTTAACGTCAGTGGCGCAGCAGCACCGATAAGCGTCGCAGGCAATGTAACCAATGTAACCTGCTTCGGTAATAACGACGGTGCTATAGATGTAACAGTAACAGGCGGCACCGCACCTTATACATACAACTGGCTGCTGAGCAACGCGACAACTGAAGATAGGACAGGCTTGTATGCTGGGCTGTACTACCTGAATGTAACAGACGCTAACAATTGCAGCGATAACAAACTGTTTGTGGTAACGACTCCGGCATTCATCTCCGCCAATGGCACTACTACAAATGTAAGCTGCCGTGACGGCAACAACGGCGCTATCGACCTGACCGTATCTGGTGGCACTGCTCCATACACTTATAACTGGAGCAACAATGCGACAACACAAGACGTTACCAACCTGGCTGCTGGCAACTACTCCGTAACTATTACTGATTCGAAGGGCTGTCAGAAAGCCTTGAATTTCACAATTACTCAACCAACAGCTATAAGTGCCAGCATTGGAGTTAGTCCCACGGTAACTGTTACTAATGGACAACCGTATACTATCTACCTCGGTTTTGGTCCGCAATCGGTTACATTGTCTGCATCAGCAACAGGTGGCACAGCAGCTTACAGCTATAACTGGACCGGCGCAACAAGTACAATATCCAGCGCAAGCGTTAATCCAACAACTACCAAGACGTATACGCTGACAGTTACCGACGCAAAAGGTTGCATCCAAACAACGACAAAGACTATTGAAGTTATTGATATCCGTTCGGGCGATAAGATCAAGGTTTGTCATAACGGCAGCACTAAGACCATCAGCGCCAATGCAGTGCAATCACACCTGAATCATGGCGACTATCCTGGCGATTGCATTACTGCAAATAAAGCGGGCGAACCACAAGAAGAACATGACGAGAATGAGATCGCCGAAACAAGTGCAGAAGTGACGCCATTTGAAACAGTGAAAGAGATTAGTGTATATCCTAACCCGAGCGAAGGTAGCTTCATCCTTCAATTACCAAACGGCGATAACCAGGCGCAGATACTCATCACCGATGTACTGGGTAAAGTGATAGAAAGACGCCACGTGGTAGGGATGAACACGATAGTATTTGAACTGGGTCATGTTGCCAAAGGCACCTACAATATCCACGTGACAATAGCCAAGGACATTTATAGCTCCCGGGTTGTATTGAAATAA
- the purL gene encoding phosphoribosylformylglycinamidine synthase subunit PurL, with protein sequence MQATLEQAVKLGLREEEFEQIKQILGRTPNFNEVAMYSVMWSEHCSYKNSIKWLKTLPRDGERLLVKAGEENAGLVDIGDGWGCVFKIESHNHPSAIEPFQGAATGVGGIHRDIFTMGARPIASLNSLRFGKLDNHKTKWLLKGVVKGISHYGNCFGVPTVAGEIYFESCYQTNPLVNAMSVGVVKVGQTVSATSHGEGNPVFIVGASTGKDGIGGASFASADITEESAEQLPSVQVGDPFEEKKLLEACLEMIPTGTLIGMQDMGAAGITCSTSEMSAKGEHGMIIHLDKVPTRQQNMKAWEMLLSESQERMLIVVKKGREAEVQRIFDKWDIHCVQIGEVTADKNLKYYMNGELIADVPAESLVLGGGAPVYEREYSEPKYFAEIKKFNASSVAVPADMIDAAYQLIKLPTIASKRWIYDQYDSMVGTGNTQTNEPSDAAVVRVHGTQKALAVTTDCNSRYVFADPYVGGMVAVSEAARNIVCSGGLPVAITNCLNFGNPYNPEVYYQFVNAIKGMGDACRKLGTPVTGGNVSFYNQSEDGPVYPTPTIGMVGTLDNLDQKMTMNFKHDGDIIYLIGHNPEDLNCSEYLHHICGVTHSPAPYFNLDEEATLQDKLLQIVRNKQVHSAHDISEGGLFITLIESAMKENLGFEITTDKNMRKDAFLFGEAQSRVVVTGTWAKQPEIEAALAGIPFVKIGTVQTGGHITIDGESWGHISDWKNAYDTAIENLLNA encoded by the coding sequence ATGCAGGCAACACTCGAGCAAGCCGTAAAACTGGGACTTCGCGAAGAAGAATTCGAACAGATAAAACAGATACTGGGTCGTACCCCCAATTTCAACGAAGTAGCCATGTACTCCGTAATGTGGAGTGAGCACTGTAGCTACAAGAACTCCATCAAATGGCTCAAGACCCTTCCCCGTGATGGTGAGCGCCTGCTGGTAAAAGCCGGCGAGGAGAATGCAGGTCTTGTAGATATTGGCGATGGCTGGGGCTGCGTGTTCAAGATCGAATCGCACAACCACCCTTCGGCTATCGAACCTTTCCAGGGAGCGGCAACCGGCGTAGGTGGTATCCACCGCGATATCTTCACTATGGGTGCGCGTCCGATAGCTTCACTTAACTCGCTGCGCTTTGGTAAACTGGATAACCACAAAACCAAATGGCTGCTGAAAGGTGTGGTTAAAGGCATTAGCCACTACGGTAACTGCTTTGGCGTACCAACTGTAGCCGGTGAGATCTATTTCGAAAGCTGCTACCAAACCAACCCGCTCGTTAACGCAATGAGCGTTGGTGTGGTGAAAGTAGGTCAAACAGTATCAGCCACTTCGCATGGTGAAGGCAACCCGGTGTTTATTGTGGGCGCTTCCACAGGTAAAGACGGTATCGGCGGTGCGTCTTTTGCTTCTGCCGATATCACTGAAGAAAGTGCAGAACAACTGCCTTCAGTACAAGTAGGCGATCCATTCGAAGAAAAGAAACTGCTCGAAGCCTGCCTGGAAATGATCCCGACAGGTACTTTGATAGGTATGCAGGATATGGGTGCTGCAGGTATCACTTGCTCTACCAGCGAGATGAGCGCTAAAGGCGAACATGGTATGATCATCCACCTGGATAAAGTGCCGACCCGCCAACAGAACATGAAGGCATGGGAAATGCTGCTGAGCGAAAGCCAGGAGCGCATGCTGATAGTGGTGAAGAAAGGCCGCGAAGCTGAAGTGCAGCGCATTTTCGACAAGTGGGATATTCACTGTGTGCAGATAGGCGAAGTAACTGCCGACAAGAACCTGAAATATTACATGAACGGCGAACTGATCGCTGATGTACCTGCCGAAAGCCTGGTACTTGGTGGCGGCGCTCCTGTTTATGAGCGTGAATACAGCGAGCCGAAATATTTTGCAGAGATCAAGAAATTCAATGCCAGCTCAGTTGCTGTTCCAGCTGACATGATCGATGCTGCATACCAGCTTATCAAATTACCGACAATCGCTTCTAAGCGTTGGATCTACGATCAGTACGATTCAATGGTGGGTACAGGTAATACCCAAACAAACGAGCCGAGCGATGCTGCTGTAGTTCGTGTACACGGTACGCAAAAAGCGTTGGCTGTAACAACTGACTGCAATAGCCGTTATGTATTTGCGGATCCTTACGTAGGTGGTATGGTTGCGGTGAGCGAAGCCGCCCGTAACATTGTATGTAGCGGTGGTTTGCCGGTAGCTATTACAAACTGTCTGAACTTCGGTAACCCTTACAATCCTGAAGTATACTACCAGTTCGTAAATGCTATTAAGGGTATGGGCGACGCGTGCCGTAAGCTGGGTACGCCTGTAACCGGTGGTAATGTTAGCTTCTACAACCAATCTGAAGATGGCCCGGTTTACCCAACTCCAACTATTGGTATGGTGGGTACGCTCGATAATCTTGATCAGAAGATGACAATGAACTTCAAACACGATGGAGACATTATCTACCTTATCGGTCACAACCCTGAAGACCTCAACTGTTCTGAATACCTGCATCACATCTGTGGCGTAACGCACAGTCCTGCTCCGTACTTCAACCTTGATGAAGAAGCTACACTGCAGGATAAACTATTGCAGATCGTTCGCAATAAGCAAGTGCATTCAGCGCACGATATTTCGGAAGGTGGTCTTTTCATAACGCTGATAGAAAGCGCGATGAAAGAGAACCTTGGTTTCGAGATCACTACTGACAAGAATATGCGTAAAGACGCATTCCTGTTTGGTGAAGCGCAGAGCCGCGTAGTAGTTACCGGCACATGGGCAAAACAGCCTGAGATCGAAGCTGCGCTGGCTGGGATACCTTTCGTTAAGATCGGTACTGTTCAGACGGGTGGTCACATCACCATTGACGGTGAAAGCTGGGGTCACATCAGCGACTGGAAAAATGCCTACGATACAGCGATTGAGAATTTGCTGAACGCGTAA
- a CDS encoding NAD-dependent epimerase/dehydratase family protein: MILVTGASGFLGQHLVRYLSEQGHAVRALYFRCQPDEELSSLKNVSWQQCDLLDVFAVEEVMEGITQVYHCAGIVSFERQRKEELLHFNVESTANIVNEALLQNVDKLLYVSSVAALGRAAKPGEPISEDVQWEESGHYSSYGLSKYMAEIEVWRGMAEGLNAVIINPATILGEGSNWDQGSARLIKVVYSEFPFYTEGITGWVDVQDVVKASYMLMQSEIRDERFIISAGNHAYKEIFTTMAREMGRKAPHIRAGRLLSGLVWRWNEFRNTLWGSKITVTKETARAAGRKVFYNNRKLMEFLPGFEYQPVKTTIARMAAAYLNSRK; this comes from the coding sequence ATGATCCTCGTAACCGGAGCAAGCGGTTTTTTAGGCCAGCACCTGGTACGCTACCTTTCGGAGCAGGGCCATGCTGTGCGTGCGCTGTATTTCCGGTGCCAACCTGACGAGGAGTTATCGTCGCTCAAGAACGTCAGCTGGCAGCAATGCGATCTGCTCGATGTTTTTGCAGTAGAAGAGGTGATGGAGGGAATAACACAGGTTTACCACTGTGCCGGCATCGTTTCCTTTGAGCGCCAGCGAAAAGAAGAGTTGCTGCATTTCAATGTTGAAAGCACTGCCAATATCGTTAATGAAGCCCTGCTGCAAAATGTCGACAAGCTGCTCTATGTGAGTTCAGTGGCGGCACTCGGTCGGGCTGCAAAACCCGGAGAGCCGATCTCTGAAGACGTGCAGTGGGAAGAGTCCGGGCACTATTCCAGTTATGGCCTCAGTAAATACATGGCAGAGATAGAGGTATGGCGCGGTATGGCTGAAGGGTTAAATGCAGTGATCATCAACCCCGCTACTATACTGGGCGAAGGGTCCAACTGGGACCAGGGCTCGGCGAGGCTGATCAAAGTGGTGTACAGTGAATTCCCTTTTTATACCGAGGGTATTACCGGCTGGGTAGATGTACAGGACGTAGTGAAAGCGTCGTACATGCTCATGCAATCCGAGATCCGCGATGAACGCTTCATTATCAGCGCGGGAAACCATGCATATAAGGAGATATTTACCACTATGGCCCGGGAAATGGGGAGAAAAGCACCCCATATCAGGGCCGGTAGGCTGCTTTCCGGGCTGGTTTGGCGCTGGAATGAATTTCGTAATACATTGTGGGGATCAAAGATCACCGTAACGAAAGAGACAGCCAGGGCAGCAGGCCGTAAGGTGTTCTATAATAACCGGAAGTTAATGGAGTTTTTGCCGGGGTTTGAATACCAGCCCGTAAAAACGACGATAGCCCGTATGGCAGCGGCTTACCTCAATAGCAGAAAATAA
- the rho gene encoding transcription termination factor Rho — translation MPYDIAQLNDMLVPELVDVADNMKIKNPRSLDKQTLIYKILDQQALNNDKTTATDEAKKPRARKPKAEAAPAKTAEPAEEPKRPVKARKPKTEATVEEPNESVPAGWSELMNEIGETPAKKHTEAKAPAAEEASGIVMPAAEAEGAVQAPQQPVAEQQQQRPQQHQGGRHQHQHQRREEKQSNFNIEFDGQVFSEGVLEMMPDGYGFLRSSDYNYLSSPDDIYVSPSQIKLFGLKTGDTVRGTVRPPKEGEKYFALLKVDSINGKHPDDIRDRVPFDYLTPLFPYEKLNLTPKLANNYGTRIMDLFTPIGKGQRGLIVAQPKTGKTMLLKDVANAIAANHPECYLMIVLVDERPEEVTDMQRSVRAEVIASTFDEPADKHVKVSTIALQKAKRLVEVGHDVVILLDSITRLARAHNTVAPASGKVLSGGVEANAMQKPKQFFGAARKIENGGSLTILATALIDTGSKMDEVIFEEFKGTGNMELQLDRRLANKRIFPAIDITSSSTRRDDLLLDKDVLNKMWVLRNHIADMHTDEAMNFLMQQMRGTKSNEEFLATMNK, via the coding sequence ATGCCTTACGATATTGCACAATTGAACGACATGCTCGTTCCTGAACTAGTGGATGTAGCGGACAATATGAAGATCAAAAATCCACGCTCTCTCGATAAACAAACTCTTATTTATAAAATATTGGATCAGCAAGCATTAAACAACGACAAAACCACGGCAACGGACGAGGCAAAAAAACCTCGTGCAAGAAAACCCAAAGCTGAAGCCGCTCCTGCTAAAACTGCCGAACCCGCAGAAGAACCTAAAAGACCTGTAAAGGCACGAAAGCCTAAGACAGAAGCAACTGTTGAAGAACCAAACGAATCAGTACCTGCAGGTTGGTCTGAACTGATGAACGAGATAGGTGAAACGCCTGCAAAGAAGCATACGGAAGCAAAAGCTCCTGCAGCTGAGGAGGCTTCTGGTATCGTAATGCCTGCGGCTGAAGCAGAAGGCGCCGTACAGGCACCGCAGCAACCTGTTGCTGAGCAACAGCAGCAACGTCCGCAGCAACATCAAGGTGGTCGTCATCAGCACCAGCATCAACGCCGCGAAGAGAAGCAAAGCAATTTCAATATCGAATTCGACGGACAAGTGTTCAGCGAAGGCGTATTGGAAATGATGCCTGATGGTTATGGCTTCCTGCGTAGCAGTGATTACAACTACTTAAGCTCACCGGATGATATCTATGTATCTCCGTCGCAAATAAAACTGTTCGGTCTGAAGACCGGCGATACCGTACGCGGTACAGTTCGTCCACCGAAAGAAGGTGAAAAATATTTCGCTCTCCTGAAGGTAGATAGTATTAATGGCAAACACCCGGATGATATACGCGACCGCGTACCGTTTGATTACTTGACACCGCTGTTTCCATATGAGAAGCTGAACCTTACTCCAAAGCTTGCCAACAACTATGGTACTCGTATCATGGACCTGTTCACTCCAATAGGTAAAGGCCAGCGTGGACTGATAGTAGCGCAGCCTAAAACGGGTAAGACAATGCTGCTGAAGGATGTGGCCAACGCGATAGCTGCCAACCACCCTGAATGCTACCTGATGATCGTACTGGTGGATGAGCGTCCCGAAGAAGTTACTGATATGCAACGTAGCGTACGTGCAGAGGTGATCGCTTCTACTTTCGATGAACCGGCTGACAAACACGTAAAAGTTTCAACTATAGCGCTGCAAAAAGCAAAACGTCTTGTTGAAGTTGGTCACGATGTGGTGATCCTGCTCGACTCGATCACGCGTCTTGCACGTGCACACAATACTGTTGCGCCAGCATCTGGTAAAGTGTTGAGTGGTGGTGTGGAAGCTAACGCGATGCAAAAGCCAAAACAGTTCTTCGGTGCTGCACGTAAGATCGAGAATGGTGGTTCACTCACCATTTTGGCAACAGCGCTGATCGATACAGGTTCTAAAATGGACGAGGTGATCTTTGAAGAATTTAAAGGTACAGGTAACATGGAGTTGCAGCTTGACCGCCGCCTGGCTAACAAGCGTATCTTCCCTGCTATCGATATCACTTCATCTTCTACACGTCGCGACGACCTGCTGTTGGATAAAGATGTGTTAAACAAAATGTGGGTGCTCCGCAATCATATTGCCGACATGCATACTGACGAAGCAATGAACTTCCTGATGCAGCAAATGCGCGGAACTAAGAGCAACGAAGAGTTCCTGGCAACAATGAATAAATAG